In the genome of Pangasianodon hypophthalmus isolate fPanHyp1 chromosome 23, fPanHyp1.pri, whole genome shotgun sequence, one region contains:
- the rdh8a gene encoding retinol dehydrogenase 8a encodes MCVREGEKEREREIERERARSGESAARDVVMASASQRVVLITGCSSGIGLRIAVLLAKDEQKRYHVIATMRDLKKKDKLVQAAGDAFGNTLILQALDVCSDDSVRQCINRVKDRHIDILINNAGVGLLGPVESISLDQMKMVFETNFFGTVRMIKEIMPDMKRRRAGHIIVMSSVMGMQGVVFNDVYTASKFAIEGFCESLAVQLLKFNVKLSLIEPGPVHTEFEAKMMEEVAKMEFPGADADTVRYFKDVYMPSSSDIFEAMGQTPDDIAKCTKKVIESSNPRFRNLTNSLYTPIVAMKYADETGGLSVHTFYNLLFNFGSLMHITMNILKCLTCSCLRRRTISPD; translated from the exons atgtgtgtgagagaaggagagaaagagagagagagagaaatagagagagagagagcccgGAGCGGAGAGTCAGCAGCGCGCGACGTGGTCATGGCGAGCGCGAGCCAGAGAGTGGTCCTCATTACCGGCTGTTCTTCCGGGATCGGGCTGCGGATCGCCGTCCTATTGGCCAAAGACGAGCAGAAGCGCTACCATG TGATCGCCACCATGCGGGACCTGAAAAAGAAGGATAAGCTGGTGCAGGCAGCAGGAGACGCTTTTGGAAACACTCTGATACTGCAAGCTCTGGATGTGTGCAGCGATGACTCAGTAAGGCAGTGCATCAACAGGGTTAAAGACAGACACATCGACATCCTCA TAAACAATGCAGGCGTGGGGTTGCTCGGACCTGTGGAGAGCATCAGCCTGGACCAGATGAAGATGGTGTTCGAGACCAACTTTTTTGGCACCGTGCGCATGATTAAAGAGATCATGCCCGACATGAAGAGACGCAGAGCAGGGCACATTATCGTCATGAGCAGTGTCATGGGCATGCAGG GCGTAGTGTTTAATGACGTCTACACGGCCTCCAAGTTTGCCATCGAGGGGTTCTGTGAAAGCTTGGCAGTCCAGCTGCTCAAGTTTAATGTCAA GTTGTCTCTGATCGAGCCTGGGCCCGTGCACACTGAGTTTGAGGCAAAGATGATGGAAGAAGTGGCCAAGATGGAGTTTCCGGGAGCAGACGCAGACACAGTGAGATACTTCAAGGACGTGTACATGCCGTCCTCCAGCGATATCTTCGAGGCAATGGGGCAGACCCCAGACGACATAGCTAAA tGCACTAAGAAGGTGATCGAGTCGAGCAACCCTCGCTTCAGGAACCTCACTAACAGCCTTTACACCCCTATTGTGGCCATGAAGTACGCAGACGAGACAGGCGGCCTGTCGGTACACACCTTCTACAACCTGCTGTTTAACTTTGGCTCCCTAATGCACATCACCATGAACATCCTGAAATGCCTGACCTGCAGCTGCCTGCGCAGACGCACCATATCACCTGACTGA